A single Brassica rapa cultivar Chiifu-401-42 chromosome A04, CAAS_Brap_v3.01, whole genome shotgun sequence DNA region contains:
- the LOC103865098 gene encoding putative BTB/POZ domain-containing protein At2g40440, producing MAKQSNLNIFLDVFAHILEEQWQVDVLLKAGDSDPDAAISAHKLVLAARSKVFKKMLEEDECKTSSEKEIITLSEMKHEELKALVEFIYSDGSTPCAGHARSLYLAADKYEIPHLRDLTRNELISSLNASNALDVYELAQIPFDDALNNAALSCIRMNIATIAYSDELKLFAESNPNLTVEIMKACVEQSRIRNYTFCILE from the exons ATGGCAAAACAGAGCAATCTAAACATTTTCTTAGATGTGTTTGCACATATCTTAGAAGAACAATGGCAAGTTGATGTGCTGCTCAAGGCAGGAGACAGCGATCCAGATGCAGCAATCTCCGCTCACAAACTTGTTCTG GCTGCAAGATCAAAGGTCTTTAAGAAGATGCTGGAGGAGGATGAGTGCAAGACTTCGTCTGAGAAAGAGATAATCACTCTCTCTGAGATGAAACACGAAGAGCTAAAGGCTTTGGTAGAGTTCATATACAGTGATGGCTCAACGCCTTGTGCAGGGCATGCTCGATCACTTTATCTAGCAGCGGATAAATATGAGATCCCGCATCTACGAGACCTGACCAGAAACGAACTTATATCTTCTCTGAACGCATCTAATGCTCTTGACGTTTATGAGCTTGCCCAAATCCCTTTCGATGACGCACTAAACAATGCTGCCTTAAGCTGTATCCGAATGAATATAGCTACAATTGCTTACTCTGATGAGCTCAAGCTGTTTGCAGAGAGTAACCCAAATCTTACAGTGGAGATAATGAAGGCCTGTGTTGAACAGAGTAGAATCAGAAACTACACTTTTTGCATTCTTGAGTAG